The nucleotide window AAAAGATATTGAAATTTTTATACCCGAAGGGAAAAAAATTAATTTAAATTATAAAGTTATAAATGACAAAAATCTTAAAAATTCATTCAGAATAAAAAGCAAATCCTGGGAAATTGAATTTTCGTGGGAAAGTTTGAAAAATATTTTTGAGGGATTTATCAAAGAGGAGGCAAGTAAAATTATCTTTAATGAATAAAATAGAAGAAATGAATAAACTTGAAGTTCTGGCAAAGAAATGTAAAAAATGTGAATTATATAAACACAGGAAGAAAGTTGTTTTTGGTTCCGGAAATATAAACTCAAAAATTTTTTTTATTGGAGAAAGTCCTGGAAAAAATGAGGATGAAACAGGTATTCCTTTTTGTGGTAGAGCAGGAGAAATTCTTGATAAACTTTTCAATTATATTTCTTTGAAAAGAAAAGATGTTTACATAACAAGCGTTTTAAAATGCAGACCACCTAAAAATAGACAGCCAAAAAAAGAAGAAATAGAAAAATGTGGTTTTTATCTTGAAAGGCAGATAGAAATAATAAATCCTGAGATTATTGTCTGTCTTGGAAGGATTTCTTTAAATTTTGTTTCTGAAAGGTACTTTAAAATAAAAAACCCTGTAATTAGTAATTTACACGGGAAAATTATAGAAACTGAAAATAGAAAAATTTTACCTGTTTTTCATCCTGCTTTTGCAATATATAATCCGGAAAAATTTGAAATAATGAAAAAAGATTTTAAAAAACTGAAGGAAATAATATGTTAGACATATATTTTTTAAGTGGT belongs to bacterium and includes:
- a CDS encoding uracil-DNA glycosylase, which gives rise to MNKIEEMNKLEVLAKKCKKCELYKHRKKVVFGSGNINSKIFFIGESPGKNEDETGIPFCGRAGEILDKLFNYISLKRKDVYITSVLKCRPPKNRQPKKEEIEKCGFYLERQIEIINPEIIVCLGRISLNFVSERYFKIKNPVISNLHGKIIETENRKILPVFHPAFAIYNPEKFEIMKKDFKKLKEIIC